The genomic window GTTTAGCTCGGCTGGATTGAAAACGCGATGAACCGGCTCGATAGGATCTACCGAAACGGGATTTTCCTGGTTCATTTCCAGAATGTCAGTGGGTTCGATATTGCACTTGCCTGCCGCCTCGTCCTGCCACAGCACGCGATAGTTCTGAACTTTCAGTCGTCCGATTGGCGCAGCCATCCAGCAGTTTTGATCACGATGGTTGTGGATTGAGCTTACTTGCCCGACTTCCCAGCAAATCGCAATGAGTTCGTAGAGAGGCGTCTTATCGATGAGATTTCGCGTGTAGTGCTGGCGATCCCAAACGAGATATGGAGAAAGCGTCTCCGGATTCACCGGATGCATTCGCAGGAAGTTATGCACATCGTCGACTTTGTCGAACGCCGGAGCTGGTAGCTTCCGCAGTTCAGATGTGAACTCTTGAATCGAGACCAGGCTATGGGCCTTGTGCGTTGTCGTCGCAACCATCGGATTCACCTCCTTTATCGTCGGATAGAAGAGCCAGGCTTGATTAAACTGCGCGCCAAGCTTATACCACAGCCATGCTCCGGCGTTATCGCCTTGCTCTTGGCCTTTGGGTTTGCGGCGTTGTCATGCTCTTTGTTGCGTTTATCAGCGCCTCGATAGTCCGGCGGGGCATCCCGGCTTATGAGGCAGGGGCTGGAGCATATTCCACGCAATGGGAGTCGCTCCCGCTTCCAATTCCCTTATTGGTCCTCGACACATGCATCTTGATCCTTAGCTGCCTATCGCTGGAACTGGCACGCCGGCGATCGGCAGTGGCCTCCTCGCAAGCGCCAGTCAGGCAGAGCACGTCGGCGTGGATTTATTCAGCTATTGCTCTCGGCGTGGCGTTTTTAGCTGGTCAGGCAATGATTTGGCGGCTGCTGCAAGCTCATGGACTGGCGATGAGCACGAGCGCGCGTGTCGCGTTCTTTTACCTGCTGACCGAAGCTCACGCTATCCAGATTGTCATCGGAGTGCTCGCGCTTATTTGGATCGGCGCCCGCCAGACAAAGTGGACAGCAGTGGGACGGTACATCTCCGTCGATCTTGCAACGTGGTATTTCGCTGCGATGACCGTCTTGTGGGTGCTTCTGTTTTGCTTCCTGGTGTTTGTGTGACGCTTAGATAACGGCGGTGATGCTCGTTCCGGTAGCGGCAAAGACACCAGCCACTTCGAGTTCGGCGATTTCAAGGAAGCAGCGCAGCACGTTGGGATCGAACTGCGTTCCGCTACCTGCATTCAGACGGCGAATCGCTTCTCCGTGATCGAGCCCTTTGCGGTAGCAGCGATTTGAGATCATCGCGTCAAATGCATCAACGATCGACACGATACGAGAGCCCAACGGGATTTCCTCTCCCTTGAGTCCTCCGGGATAGCCTGCGCCGTCGTACGACTCGTGATGATGCAGAGCGAACAGACTGGCTTCTTCCAATCCAGGAAACAGCCGCAAGATCGACCAGCTGTACTCCGGATGCTTATTCATGATGGTCCGCTCGTCGTCTGTGAGTTTACTGGGCTTTTTCAGGATCGCATCGGGCACGCCGATTTTTCCGATATCGTGAAGCAATGCTGCGACTTCGTATTGGTAGAGACTCTCTTCTTCGATTCCCAGCCTGCGGGCTACGCGTACTGCCCATTCCGCCAAGCGAGTGCTGTGGACTCCGGTGTTGAGGTCTTTCAAATCGAGCAGTTGATTCAAGGCGCAGATGACTGCCGTGCGCATGGTCACCTGCTGCTCTTCGAGCTCTTTCACCCGAAGGAGCAGCGGGGACCACGAATCAAACGCCTGATGGAGGCTCATTCCCATGGACTTGTTCCCAAATTAGAACAGCCCGAGACTGTTCCGCCAGGCCTTGACAGCCTGATACGTGTCCAACACACCCGCACCAAACTGTGAGTACGGAATCTGCTGCGCGTGGCTCAGAGCCTGTGCGGCAGTCTGCTTGTTCAAGAGCAGCGGGTTCGACTGTGCCATCATTGCTACCGTCCCCGAGACCAGCGGCGCGCTGAACGATGTGCCCCATCCAGCCGCATAGGTGTTGAACGGATAGGTCGTCATCACCGCCTCACCTGGGGCTGACAGCCACACGGGAGGCGCTCCATAGTTCGAGAACGCCGAGGGCGTGTTGTTGTTCGACGTGGAGGCCACGTCGATCACGTTCGACAAACTCGCCGGATACACCGTCTCCATGCTGCCGTCATTGCCAGCAGAGGCTACGCAGATTACGCCATGATTCGTGGCGTAGTTAATGGCTGTGGCCAATTCTTGTGACGGGCTAGTGAAGTCGAAGCTCATGCTGATGATCTTCGCTCCATGGTTGACTGCGTAATAGATGGCACGCAGCACGTCAGAAGCGTATCCCGTGCCGGCCGAGTTAAACGCTTTTAGCGGCATGATCTGCGCTTTAGGAGCAACCAGGTGTACGATGCCGGCGGTCATGGTTCCGTGTCCAAATGCCGCGAACTGCGAGCCGTCGAGAACGCCTACCGTCGACTGATCGAGTACTCCGACAGTCGATTGATTCACCTGCGCCGGTTGTTGCGAGCCGTCGAGCACTCCAACTGTGGACTGGTTGATGTCGGCCATTTCCGATCCACCGGTCTGATTACGAGTGAAGTCGTATCCGTACACCAATTGGCTCTTTAAAACCGTATTATTCGGGTCGACACCGGTGTCGATGATGGCGACCTTCACACCGCTTCCAGTGGCGGCAAATGCAGATTGCGTCTGCGCTGTGTGGATAATCTGATTAGGCGTCTGCAGAACATAGCCTTCCCACACCGTCGCGCCGTAATAGGAAACCGGTGTCTTGTCGGTTAGGTATCCAGGCGTTGATCCGACCGTCGTTCCCTGCGTGTTCACCGCCTGATCTGGCTCGGCGTTGGTAATACCGGCTCCAGACAAAAGCTGGGTGAGGAAGACAACCGGGCTAAGCAGACTCGATGTAGTCACGACGAACAACTGTCCATCAGGATCGCCGATACCCTCAAGCACCTTGCAGCCGAACACGAGGCACGTGAGGTTCAGGCCAAGCAAGCCTTTTGTATCGCGAACAATGTATCGACTCGTCGGCAGCAGTCCGCCGCTGCCCAATAGACCGCCGAGAAGTTGTGCGTTGGCTTTCGGCGCGGGCGACGCGATCGCGAAGCCCGGTTGAACATAAACCGTGAACAGCGCCAGTACCAGAATGATGGAAATCCCCGCTTTGGATCTGCTGTATTGCTGAGCGAGTTCTTTCGAGCTCTTCATTTGCTTCTCCAGAGACACGTGTCTCGGCAAATCTCGAATGGGGATTACAGCGGGGAGGAAACTAAAGTCTATGTCCCGTATCGGCTCTTCGGCCAATTACGAAAGTAACCGATTCCTAGTTCGGACCTCGGCTTGGGTCCGATGGCCGCTTCCGTTCGCTAATGCCTGTAATCGGCAGATAAACCGGCGCCAGATTGCCAACCGTAACCGACAGCCGCAAATTGCTCTTCAGAGCGAATTCCAGATGAAACTCGCCATTCGTGTTGCTGATCGTGCTGGCCACGTTCTTTCGGCCATCGAGCAGCACCACCGGCACGCCAGAAACCGGGTGATTCGGATGTGCGCTGTCGAGCATCTGCCCCACCAGCGCCGCGCGTTCGGAGTTGTTCTCAGAATCGACGCGCATATCTACGTAGACCGTTCCAACTCGGTACAGCAACTGCCGGGCCGACGCGACAGAAGCTGCACGCGCGCCAGCAGCAACGGGTTGTGCCAGGCTGTCGAAGAGCAATTCAAACGCGGTGGTTGACTGCGGAATTCGGTTCTGCTCGCTCGCGAAGTACGCTTTCGCTATTTGGATAATTCCCGCTGGCGGCTCGTACGCTAGTTCGCTACCGCCAACACGCAGGACGTCGCGAAATAGCGCTACAGTTTGCGAGCAATCCGAGCAGCCATTCAGATGTTCGCGAACGGCGGCTATCTCGGCCTGCGGCAAGACCTCTCGAACGAATTCAACCAATTTTTCCTGCGCGATATGCTTCATCGTTTCACCATCCGTCCCAGCAAGGCCCTCTTTTCCCAGAACGTCAGTCAGGGCAAATCAGGTTTTCACTTATTACTGCCCATAAGGGCTTCCAGCCAGAGCTGAAATATAGGGGCAGAACAAAAAGTTTTGTTCCCCATTTCAACCCGAATACTTGCCCATCAGCACGAATGGAGCCCATTGATACGGATGGGGGTAGCTCTTTCTCACCGCTAGCATGGCTTCCCGCATTGCTGCCGCTTTCTGTTCGCCGCTCTGATAGCGCCGATAGAACTCGGCCATGAAGTCGGCTGTACTCTGGTCGTGGACATCCCACAAGCTGAGCAGTAGCGACTGAGCACCAGCTTGAAATAAGCCACGAGCTAACCCGATTAACTCGTCGCCTGCTGCCACTACGTTTAGGCCAGTGGCGCAACCACTAAGCGTGACCAGTTCAACGGGCAAATGGAGTTGATAAAGATCGTAAAGACTCAGATACGACTTTCCCATGCGAATCGACGAGAACATAGGACTGTCTTGCCGGAAATATCCATGGGTGGCGATGTGGACGAGCCGCGCGCTCGGGCCGGCGCTCTTCAGGATG from Terriglobales bacterium includes these protein-coding regions:
- a CDS encoding cysteine dioxygenase family protein, whose amino-acid sequence is MVATTTHKAHSLVSIQEFTSELRKLPAPAFDKVDDVHNFLRMHPVNPETLSPYLVWDRQHYTRNLIDKTPLYELIAICWEVGQVSSIHNHRDQNCWMAAPIGRLKVQNYRVLWQDEAAGKCNIEPTDILEMNQENPVSVDPIEPVHRVFNPAELN
- a CDS encoding HD-GYP domain-containing protein, which codes for MGMSLHQAFDSWSPLLLRVKELEEQQVTMRTAVICALNQLLDLKDLNTGVHSTRLAEWAVRVARRLGIEEESLYQYEVAALLHDIGKIGVPDAILKKPSKLTDDERTIMNKHPEYSWSILRLFPGLEEASLFALHHHESYDGAGYPGGLKGEEIPLGSRIVSIVDAFDAMISNRCYRKGLDHGEAIRRLNAGSGTQFDPNVLRCFLEIAELEVAGVFAATGTSITAVI
- a CDS encoding S8 family serine peptidase, giving the protein MKSSKELAQQYSRSKAGISIILVLALFTVYVQPGFAIASPAPKANAQLLGGLLGSGGLLPTSRYIVRDTKGLLGLNLTCLVFGCKVLEGIGDPDGQLFVVTTSSLLSPVVFLTQLLSGAGITNAEPDQAVNTQGTTVGSTPGYLTDKTPVSYYGATVWEGYVLQTPNQIIHTAQTQSAFAATGSGVKVAIIDTGVDPNNTVLKSQLVYGYDFTRNQTGGSEMADINQSTVGVLDGSQQPAQVNQSTVGVLDQSTVGVLDGSQFAAFGHGTMTAGIVHLVAPKAQIMPLKAFNSAGTGYASDVLRAIYYAVNHGAKIISMSFDFTSPSQELATAINYATNHGVICVASAGNDGSMETVYPASLSNVIDVASTSNNNTPSAFSNYGAPPVWLSAPGEAVMTTYPFNTYAAGWGTSFSAPLVSGTVAMMAQSNPLLLNKQTAAQALSHAQQIPYSQFGAGVLDTYQAVKAWRNSLGLF
- a CDS encoding zf-HC2 domain-containing protein; protein product: MKHIAQEKLVEFVREVLPQAEIAAVREHLNGCSDCSQTVALFRDVLRVGGSELAYEPPAGIIQIAKAYFASEQNRIPQSTTAFELLFDSLAQPVAAGARAASVASARQLLYRVGTVYVDMRVDSENNSERAALVGQMLDSAHPNHPVSGVPVVLLDGRKNVASTISNTNGEFHLEFALKSNLRLSVTVGNLAPVYLPITGISERKRPSDPSRGPN